A stretch of the Streptomyces sp. WMMB303 genome encodes the following:
- a CDS encoding Glu/Leu/Phe/Val dehydrogenase dimerization domain-containing protein gives MTQNAVDTPLQAAEHEPFLQVTWRDSETTARGYVVIDQLVSGIATGGLRMRPGCTLDEVAALAREMTLKMGAFGIPVGGAKGGIDFDSADPRADGVRERFLQGVRPLLERFWVTAGDLGTQQDELDSAFARVGLGDTSFHAAMVRAPDEEEARERVRQAFATRTDGLKLSELVGGFGVAEAALAALEHRGIPASSARAAVQGFGTMGGATALYLARAGVKIVGVTDAQGLVRNPSRGVDVEGLLSARSTSGVIDRTALREDDEVCPGDEWLDQEVDVLVPAAVSYVITEENCHRVTAELVVEAANVPTTPAAEQLLKERGVGVVPDFIANTGAAAGAWWVILGDVVSPSGACGRLASQIRPLVRELMILADETGMSMRAAGVRLAKQNSQRMIGECGAAVAFRDLFDRKAREPQLPDADTGSAPGSALPPGPEAVTDVVAAAPPNGMAPIVTELEPDTGLMETGRQPAAAFPAYWPGTADEPPTRH, from the coding sequence ATGACACAGAACGCTGTCGACACGCCGCTGCAGGCTGCCGAGCATGAACCCTTTCTGCAGGTCACGTGGCGAGATTCGGAAACCACCGCCCGGGGCTACGTCGTGATCGACCAACTGGTGTCCGGCATCGCCACCGGCGGCCTGCGCATGCGGCCGGGGTGCACGCTCGACGAGGTCGCTGCGCTCGCCCGGGAGATGACGCTCAAGATGGGAGCCTTCGGCATCCCGGTCGGCGGTGCCAAGGGCGGTATCGACTTCGACTCCGCCGACCCCCGGGCCGACGGGGTGCGGGAGCGGTTCCTCCAAGGTGTGCGGCCGCTGCTGGAGCGCTTCTGGGTGACGGCCGGGGACCTCGGGACCCAGCAGGACGAGCTCGACAGCGCCTTCGCACGGGTCGGCCTCGGAGACACCTCCTTCCACGCCGCCATGGTCCGTGCCCCGGACGAGGAGGAAGCGCGCGAACGCGTCCGGCAGGCTTTCGCCACCAGGACGGACGGTCTGAAGCTCTCGGAGCTGGTCGGAGGCTTCGGAGTGGCGGAGGCGGCGCTGGCGGCGCTGGAGCACCGCGGCATCCCCGCTTCGTCCGCGCGCGCCGCCGTCCAGGGCTTCGGCACGATGGGAGGGGCCACGGCGCTCTACCTGGCGCGCGCCGGAGTGAAGATCGTCGGCGTCACGGATGCCCAGGGCCTGGTCCGCAACCCCTCGCGCGGCGTCGACGTCGAGGGTCTGCTGAGCGCACGCAGCACCAGCGGGGTGATCGACCGCACCGCGCTGCGCGAGGACGACGAGGTGTGCCCCGGCGACGAGTGGCTTGACCAGGAGGTCGATGTCCTGGTCCCGGCAGCCGTCTCCTACGTGATCACCGAGGAGAACTGCCACCGCGTCACGGCCGAGCTGGTGGTGGAGGCCGCGAACGTACCCACCACTCCCGCAGCCGAACAGCTCCTGAAGGAGCGGGGCGTCGGCGTGGTGCCCGACTTCATCGCGAACACCGGTGCCGCCGCCGGAGCCTGGTGGGTCATCCTGGGCGACGTGGTCAGCCCGAGTGGAGCCTGCGGCCGGCTGGCCTCCCAGATCCGGCCCCTGGTTCGCGAACTGATGATCCTGGCGGACGAGACCGGAATGTCCATGCGGGCCGCCGGGGTCCGGCTCGCGAAGCAGAACTCGCAGCGGATGATCGGCGAGTGCGGGGCGGCGGTGGCCTTCCGCGACCTGTTCGACCGCAAGGCCCGTGAGCCGCAACTGCCGGACGCGGACACCGGTTCGGCGCCCGGGTCCGCGCTGCCGCCGGGCCCCGAAGCCGTCACCGACGTCGTCGCGGCCGCCCCGCCGAACGGGATGGCTCCGATCGTGACCGAGCTGGAGCCGGACACCGGTCTCATGGAGACCGGGCGGCAGCCTGCCGCAGCCTTCCCCGCCTACTGGCCGGGCACGGCCGACGAGCCCCCCACGCGCCACTGA